The Deltaproteobacteria bacterium genomic interval TCGTGAGCAGCACGGCGAAGTCGTCGGCTCCGAGCCGGGCCACGATGTCGCTGCCGCGAACGCACGCGCGCACGCGCTCGGCCACCGATTCGAGCAGCCGATCGCCCGCGTCGTGGCCGAGGTTCTCGTTCACGCGCTCGAAGTGGTCGAGGTTGATCGACAGCACCGCGAGCTTCTGCCCGTAGCGCCGCGCGTAGCCGAGCGTGCGGCGCACGGCTTCGCGGAAGTAGCCGCGGTTGGCGAGCCCGGTGAGCCCGTCGTGGGTCTCGAGATAGCGCTTGCGCCGCTCGGAGTCGGCGGCGGCCTCGGCGGAGCGCTGCAGCGCTTCGACGCTGCGGCCGAACGCCTGCTTTCCGCGCTCGAGCATTCCCGCGAGCTCCAGCTGCATCCGCCGCGAGCGACGCGCCTCGATCAGGCCCTTCACCCGCGCGACCGCGATGCGCTCGTGCACCGGCGCGATCAGCGCGTCGTCGGCGCCGAACTCCAGACAGCCCGCGAGCTCGTCCTGCTCCGCCGCGGTCGCGATCACGACGAGCGGCACTCCGTCCAGCGCGGCTTCTGCGCGAAGTCGCGCGCAGCGCGCGGCGCCGCCGCCCGCGCCCGGCTCGATGCAGAGCAGCACGACGTCGGCCGCGACCGCGGCCGCGCCGGCCGCGGCCTCCTGGGACCAGACGGAGGCCTGCACCTCGAGGCCGGCCGCGCGCAGGGCCGGCGCGAGCGAGCGGGCGCTGCCGCGGGAATCGTCGAGGATCAGGACTCGGGCTTCGGCGGCCATCCTGCAGAGAACTTCGGCGAATCGCGTTTGCCGATGTAGGCTGCGCGCGAGCTGCGCGCACGCGAAGGCGCAGCTTCCGCGCGGCGGCGCGCGACGCGGCTCAGAAGTGGAGCAGCGCCTCGACGGGGATCGCCTCGAGCGCCTTGCGGCCCGCGAGGAAGTCGAGCTCGATCAGGAAACTCGCCCCGACCACGACGCCGCCGAGGTCGCGCACCAGACGCGCAGACGCCGCGGCCGTGCCGCCGGTGGCGATCACGTCGTCGATCAGGAGCACGCGCTGGCCCGGGGCGATCGAGTCGCGCTGCATCTCGATCGTCGCCTCGCCGTACTCGAGCGCGTACGAGGTGCGAAGCGTCTCGCCGGGGAGCTTGCCCTCCTTGCGCGCCACCGCGAAGCCCGCGCCGAGCGCGAGCGCGACCGGCGCCGCGAAGATGAACCCGCGCGACTCGATACCGACGACGACATCCACCTTGCGCTCGAGGAACGGCGCCGCGAGCAGCTCGCAGGTGAGCCGCAGCCCCTCGGGATCGCGGAGCAGCGGGGTGATGTCCTTGAACAGGATTCCCGGCCGCGGAAAATCGGGGACGTCGCGGATCAGCGCCGCGATCTTGCGCCGGGGGCCCGAGAGCAGCGTCATCGCAGCAGCTCCATCGGATCACGCGGGGATCCGTCGCTTCGGATCTCGAAGTGCAGATGCGCAACCGACGCATTTCCGGTCTTGCCGACCTCGGCGATCGCGTCGCCTTTCTCCACGAACTGCCCGACGCGCACCAGCATCTTGCGGTTGTGCGCGTACACCGAGGAGTAGCGGTCCGCGTGCTTGATGATGATCAGGTTGCCGTAGCCCGACAGCGAATTGTCCGCGTGGATCACGCGGCCCGACTCCGCCGCGCGGACGATCGTGCCGGCGGGCGCCTTGATGTCGAGCCCGTCGTGGTGCGCCCCGCGCCGCAGCCCGTACTCGCTGATCACGATTCCGTGCACCGGCCAGGCGAACTCGGCCTTGCCCGAGCTGCGGCCGCGCGGGTCGCGCGACGCGAATGTGCCGGCATCGACCGGCCGGCGCGACGCGGGCGCGGCCGATCCGGTCGGAACCACGAGCCGCGTGCCGACCGGAATGCTGTGCACGTCCCGGATGCCGTTCGCCGTGACGATCGCGTCCACGCTCGAGCCGTAGCGCTTCGAGATCCGGTAGATCGTCTCGCCCTTCGCGACCACGTGGACCGCGCTCGGGGCCGCGGCTCGCGCCGGCGCCTCGGAGGGAAGCCGGCCGGAGTGCTTGCGCGCGCCCGAGGGCGCGCTGCTCGGCTTCGGCCCCGCGGGTGTGCCGCAGGCCACGAGCCCGATCAGCGCCAAGCCCGCAGTCACGAGCCCGAGCTTGCGCAGCGGCTCACCCAGAGCTCCGCACCTCTCTACGGCGCTGGTACGTGACGTACCCGATCACGAGCACCGCGATCCCCCCCAGCAGCCACAGAGTGACCTTCTGGAGCATCGGCCGCCAGAGGTCCTCGTTCGCGCCGACCCAGTAGCCGATCGCGACCAGCACCGCGCTCCACAGCCCCGCGCCCAGACCGGTGTAGAGCGCGAAGCGCGCCAGGTTCATGCGCGCGAATCCGGCCGGCAGCGAGATCAGCTGTCGGATCACCGGAATCAGCCTGCCCACGAAGGTGGTGATCTCGCCGTGGCGCGCGAAGAAGAGATCCGCCGAGTCGAGCTTGTCGGGCCCAACGAAGAACCAGCCCGCGATCCGCTCGACGGCCGGCCGGCCCAGGTACAGCGCCAGCACGTAGTTGACCAGCGCGCCGATCAGGCTGCCGGCGATCCCGGCCAGCGTGGCCAGGAACGGGTCCATGCGCCCCTGCGCCGCGAGATAGCCCGCCGGGATCATCGCGACCTCGCTGGGGAACGGGATGAACGACGACTCGATCGTCATCATCACGACGATGCCCGTGTAGCCCCAGTCGTGCACCGTCGCGAGCACCCAGTCGATCGCCCCCGTCAGGATCTCCGTCACGCGCCTCTCCCGCCCGGCCGTCCCCGCTTATCATCGGACGAAGGCCCGCTATACTCCCGCCGCCTGTCGGGGCGTAGCGCAGTTTGGTAGCGCGTCTGAATGGGGTTCAGAAGGTCCCCGGTTCAAATCCGGGCGCCCCGACCAGTGAGGAAGTCCGCGGGGAGCGGCGCGCGGATCTCCACCTCGGCGCTGTTTGGTGCGAGACGAAGGCGCAGGGCGGCGGCGTGCAGCTGGACGCGATCGGCGCTCGTGGCCGCGCCTTCGCTCCGGTCGGGGCCGTACAGGTCGTCGCCTGCGATCGGCGAGCCCGAGGCAGCGAGGTGCACGCGGAGCTGGTGCGTGCGGCCGGTGAGCGGGCGGCACTCGACGAGTGCGCGCTCGCCGCCGAGCGAGACGACACGGAAATGCGTCTCGCTGTCACGGGTGTCTGAGGCGGGCTGGGCGCGCAGCTCGAAGCGGTAGCGGCGGCCGGTCTTCGTCGGGCCGAGCGGGCCGCGCACGGTCCACTCGTCGCGCTCGGGCGGGGGCGAGACCCAGGCGAGGTAGGTCTTCTCGACGCGGCGGTCCTGCAGCGCGCGGCCCAGGTAGGCGGCGCGCTTCGAATCGCGGGCGAGCAGAAGCACGCCGCTCGTCTGGCGGTCGAGTCGGTGCGCGGCGCGAAGCTCGCGGCAGCCGAGGCGTACCGCGAGCACACGCTCGAGCGACTGGAGCTGGCTTGCGCGCGTGCCCTGCACCGGCAGCCAGGCGGGCTTGTTCACGGCCACGACGCCATCGCGGTCGAGCAGGACGCAGTCCTCGGGCAACGGCACGAGCTCGGGCTCCCAATCGAAGGCGTACACGGCGACGTGTGAGCCCGCGCGGACCTCACGCGGCGGGGCGTTCGGGTCGACCGGGCGGCGGTCGAGCCAGATGCCGCCGTGTCGGAGCACGCGCGCGAGGGACTCGGCGTCGAGCCGAGCGCGCGCGGCGAGCTCCGTCACGAACTCGCTCCACGGGGTTCGCGCCAGCACCACCCAGCGCGTCGCGCGCACGGGAGGATCGAAGCGGCTCGCGCTCTCCGAGCCGGGGGGACGCGCGCTCGCCATCCGCGCGAGGCTTGCAGATCCGCGCACCTGCGTCGAGCGCGGATTTGACCGCCGCGCGAGCCGGAGCGTACAAAGGCGGCCGATGGCAGAACGCGCCCCGGGCAAGCTCGCGCTCGACGGACGCGTGGCGATCATCACCGGGGGCGCGAGCGGGATCGGCGCGCGCACCGCGCGGCTCTTCGTCGAGAACGGCGCGCGCGTCGTGATCGGCGACATGCAGGAGGAGCTCGGCCGCGCGGTCGCCGCCGAGCTCGGCGGCGCGGCGCTGTTCCAGCGCACCGAGGTCAGCCGAGAGGACGACGTTCGCGCGCTGGTCGCGCGCGCCGAGCAGGCCTTCGGCCGGCTCGACTGCATTTTCAACAACGCCGGCTTCGGCGGCGCGCTCGGTCCGATCGCGGACACGCCCGTCGAGGAATTCGACCTGACCTTCGCGGTGCTCGTGCGAGGCGTGTTCCTGGGCATGAAGCACGCCTCGCCGCTGATCGCCCGCCAGGGCGGCAGCGTGATCAACACCGCGAGCGTCGCGGCGCTCGTGGCCGGCTACTCGCCCCACGCCTATGCTGCGGCCAAGGCCGCGGTGATCCAGCTCTCGCGTTCGGTCGCGCTCGAGCTCGCGCCCAAGCGCGTGCGCGTGAACTGCATCTGCCCGGGGTTCATCGCCACGCCGCTCGCGCTGAACACCGTCGGCCGGCGGCAGACCGATCTCTCGCGCGCGGCGGAGAGCGCGGGCATGGCGAGCGCGCAGCCGATCCCGCGCGCGGGCGAGCCCGAGGACATCGCGCAGATGGCGCTCTTTCTCGCCAGCGACGCCTCGAGCTTCGTAACCGCGCAGCACTTCGTCGTCGACGGCGGCATCAGCGCGGGCCGCGCCTGGCCGGATCAGCCGGAATGGCTGCGCGCGCACCGGCCGCTGCGCGTCTACCGCCCGAGCTAGACGCGCGGCCGCAGCGCCGCGCCATGGTGGCCGCGCGGATCGCGGCCTATGATGGGCGCCCGAATTCGACGAGGGGACGTGAGATGGCGAAGAAGGCGACGAAGAAGAAGACCGCGAAGCGCGCAGCGACCGCGAAGACGACGCCGGCCGCGCGCGCGAAGTCACCCAAGGCGGAAGCTGTTGCGCAGGACCCGATCGCGGCCGCGCTGCAGCGCCGCCGCATGGCGATGCTCTCGCGCTAGTGGTCGGGACCGGACACCGGCTTCGACGCGTCGGGCGCCGGCGTCGTATTCGCGAGCGCCGATCCTTCGATCTCGATTTGTGCCTCGTTCCTCAGTCGGGCGATCTCGGCGCGAAAGTCGGCCTGAGCGCGGAGCATGCGAAGGCTCTGCTCGACGCGAGGTCGCACCGCTTCGAAGGGAAGCGGCTCCGCCGTGTGACTCTCTTCCAGCTCGACGAGCCACCAGCGCCCGTCCCGCATCAGCACCACGCGCTGTCCGGCGGCGGCGAGAGTCAGAGCCTCCGGCATCACGGTCGTCGGAAGCCCATCGACGGGCGCCGGGCCAATCCTGTCCGACCCCTCGGCGGCGATGCGACCGTCGACTCCGAGCCGACGGTCTTCGGCGCGAGCATCGGACTCGCTCGCGAACGCCTGCCGCCGGAGCGACACCTGGGGCGCCACGTAACGCACGCGCGTCTTCTCGTAGTGAGCGCGCAGCTCGTCCTCGCCCAGCTCGAGCGAGTCGCGCATCGACGCAAAGAGCGCGTCGCGCAGCTTCTCCTCGTCGCGAACGGAGAGGGGCCCCGAGGCCGCACCCGCGGACAGGCCACGGCGAGTCGCCTCACCGGCGGTCAGGTGCCGAGCCACGGCCGCGTCGACACGTCCGAGCGCGGCGGCCGGCGTGTGCGCCGCGCCCTGCACGGGCTCGGCGATCTCAATCGGCTCGCCATTCACCCGGGCTACGACCTCGAGCTCCGGCCGCTGCGGCTCCGAGGAGCCGCAGCCAGCCGCAAGCGCAGCCGCGACGAGAAACGCGAGGTGTCGCAGCATCACTCCTCCCCTCCGTGCCAACGTAGCCGAGACACCCGGACCTGCCGAATTTGGTGTCGAAGGCGATCGAGGAATCCGCGTCTTCGATCGTGTACGAGAGCGGGAAGTAGCCGGTCTTCGAGACCGCGACCGAGAACGGACCGACGGGGATGCCGTCGATCGCGAACGCGCCGTCCGCGCCCGAGAGCGCGGTGAGCGTCGCGGCGGCCGAGGTCACCCGCACCTGCGCGCCGGCGAGCGGCTGCCCGCCCGCGACCTGCGTGACCACGCCCTCGAGATGGCTGCTCGCGGCTCCGGACCCGGTCGGCGTCACCGAGGGGCTTCCCGTCGACCAGCGCAGCAGCGCGTGGTCGGTCTCGATGATCTCCCCGAGCCCCGCGACGTCGGTCCCGGACGCGGGCAGGAAGCCCGACAGGGGCACCGTGACCGCGTACGGGCCGGTCGGGATCGCGGTCTGGTACCGGCCGTCGCTCGCCGTGGTGATCGCGATCGGCTCCGCGCCATCGGGAGCAACCGTGATCGTCGCACCGCCGAGCGGTGCGCCCGTGACCGCATCGGTGATCCGCCCGCGCAGCGTCGCGATCGGAAGCGCCGTCGACGTGACGCTCGTGACGAGCACTTCCTGCGCCCCGCCGTAGCGCTGGTACACGACACGGATGTCGTTCAGACCCGGGGCGAGCGGGATGTGGTCGAGCTGCGCGATGCCCGCGGTGAGCGTTCGGCCCCTGAAGGACGTGAGCTGCCGCCCGCCCACGTATAGCGCCTGGAACGCCAGCGTCTCGAGCGCCTCGAGCCGCAAGCTCGTCTCGAGCGCGGCGACGCTGCTGCCCGCCTCGGGGTCCAGGATGCGCAGCGCGGAGTCGCTGCGCGTCAGGTCGAGCGGCACCACGGCGGAATTGCCTGCGCGATCGCGCAGCACGAGGTAGATCTCGTTCAGACCCGGATCGAGCGCGAAGTCGGCGAACTCGAACGCGTGGATGTAGCGCAGCGTGTCTCCGAAGATCCCCGGTACGACCGAGAGAATCGGGATCGTGTACGCGTCTCGAAAGTCCACCTGCGACACGAGCTCGAGCGACGCGGGCTCCGACACGACGCCCTGGATCGTCGCCGCCGAGGCAAGCAGGGTCCGACCGGAGCCCGGCGCCATCGAGATCACCCGCGGCGGCGTCGTGTCGCGCGTGATGCTCACGCTCGCGCGCTGGCCGAACGGGTACGCGATCGCGGAGACCGTGTTCGAGCCCTCGTTGAGCGGCACGTCGGCGGTGAAGGTCTGCAGGTCCTCTCCGCGCACGGCGGGTCGGCCGTTCAGGGTGACGAACGGCGTGCCGAGCGGCGCGCGGACACTCACCGGGACCGAAGTCGTGTTCACGAGCGCACCGTCGAACGGCTGCACGATCGCGATCGGCTCGCGAGACGCGACGCGGTAGAACGTGAACGAGAAGCTCGAGGTTTCGCCTGCACTCTCGAGCTCGAGCGTGAACGTGTTCGGGCCGAGTGCGAGCGACAGAGCGAAGGCGGCCGGCGCGAGCCCGGCGGGGAAGCTGCGCCCGTCGGGTACACCGTTCACCGAGACCACCGTCGTCGCGGCTGCGAAATTCAGGTCGATCGAGAGGCTCTGCGATAGCACCGCCTGGCCGTCGAGGACACCGACCAGCGCCGCTGTGGGCGCGTTCGGGTCGACGTCGAAGACGAGCGTCGTCCCTTCGTACCAACCCGCTGCGTCGCGCGCGTACACGATCAGCGCGTTCTCACCCTCGAGAAGCGGCAGGTCCGGGATCACGAAGTGCCCGTCGACGACCGGCGCCGATCCCGACAGGACCTCCGGGCCGGACCGGCCGTCCATGAGGGACCAGTCGAGCGTGTGAAAAACGTTTCCGGGCAGGTTGCGCGGGTCGGACGGGTGCGTGGAAAAATCCGCGACGTTGCCCGTGATCGTGGTCGACGTCCCGCCGAGGAGCGAGCCCTCTAGCGGCGCCGTGAACTGCACCTGGGGTCGCGTGGCGTCTACCAGCAGGTCGAGATCGTCGATCGCGGCGCCTGCGCCCGCGTGGAAGCTGAACGGGCCCGCGTTGTCGGAGCGGGCCGCTGACGCTGCGCCGAGCAGCGCGATCGCAAGGGCCAACGCGAGTCTCGGCACGCGCGGCTTCATCAGCTCTCGCCCTCTGGCAAGAGCAGGAAGTACCTCGCGAAGAAGCGCGGCTCGAAGTCGAGCGGCAGAATCTGAAGGACCGTCGCCGGGTCGAGCTCGAGCGGGAGCTCCTCGATCGGCCGGAGCTCCTGCGTAGGCTCCGTCTCGAACTCTACGACCTCGGGAATCGTGACGGTGCCGGCCTCCTCGGCGAACACGTAGAGGTACACCTGTCCGCTCTGGCCGACGACGATCCGGTCGACTGGGGGGGAGAACTGCTCCGGGGCGAGGCTTCGCTCGGAGAGAAGCCTGCGGAAGGCGGCGAAGCCGTCCGCGACGGACGCTCCGTACCCGATGCCGAATCGCCCCGGGTCGTAGAGCACCAGCCGCAGCAGCGGCGCGAGGGCGTCGTCGCGGTTCACGATCGCGGTGTCGCTGCCAACGCCACCCTCGAGATCGACGGCTTGCGCGACCAGCGGGTTGTCGCCGAGCGAAAGGGGAACGTTGCGCGCGACAAAGCCGCCCGTTTCGTCAACGGTCGCGGTCACACCGTTCACGTCCACCGCGGCCGCAGGCTCGTCCACGAAGCCCGATACGTCCGCCGCCGCCTGGCGCAGGCGCATGCCATTGCGCGGGTGCAGGATGAAGATGGCCGGCGGCTTCTCGTAGCGGACGGTGACGGAGTCGGTCGCAGTCTCCGAACCGCGGCGCGCCGTCGCGACGAGCAGGTTGTCGCCCTCGGCCAGCACGACCACCGGGGCTACGAATCCGTCGGGGCTCGACTCGGCGGCGACCCCGCCGACCGCCACGCTCGCGTTCGGGTCGCTGAGCGAGCCACTCACCGAGAGGAAGGGAGTCGACACGCGCGCCCCGTCGGGGGGTGACCGGATCGCGATCGCGAGCGGCGGCGCAGCGGTCTGGAGCGTCACGACGAGCGACGCGAAGCCGGTGTTGCCCGCGGCGTCGGTGGCTTCCACCGCGATCGGATTCAGTCCGGATTGCAGGTCGATCGC includes:
- a CDS encoding adenine phosphoribosyltransferase — protein: MTLLSGPRRKIAALIRDVPDFPRPGILFKDITPLLRDPEGLRLTCELLAAPFLERKVDVVVGIESRGFIFAAPVALALGAGFAVARKEGKLPGETLRTSYALEYGEATIEMQRDSIAPGQRVLLIDDVIATGGTAAASARLVRDLGGVVVGASFLIELDFLAGRKALEAIPVEALLHF
- a CDS encoding M23 family metallopeptidase, which codes for MTAGLALIGLVACGTPAGPKPSSAPSGARKHSGRLPSEAPARAAAPSAVHVVAKGETIYRISKRYGSSVDAIVTANGIRDVHSIPVGTRLVVPTGSAAPASRRPVDAGTFASRDPRGRSSGKAEFAWPVHGIVISEYGLRRGAHHDGLDIKAPAGTIVRAAESGRVIHADNSLSGYGNLIIIKHADRYSSVYAHNRKMLVRVGQFVEKGDAIAEVGKTGNASVAHLHFEIRSDGSPRDPMELLR
- a CDS encoding DedA family protein, yielding MLTGAIDWVLATVHDWGYTGIVVMMTIESSFIPFPSEVAMIPAGYLAAQGRMDPFLATLAGIAGSLIGALVNYVLALYLGRPAVERIAGWFFVGPDKLDSADLFFARHGEITTFVGRLIPVIRQLISLPAGFARMNLARFALYTGLGAGLWSAVLVAIGYWVGANEDLWRPMLQKVTLWLLGGIAVLVIGYVTYQRRREVRSSG
- a CDS encoding glucose 1-dehydrogenase, whose protein sequence is MAERAPGKLALDGRVAIITGGASGIGARTARLFVENGARVVIGDMQEELGRAVAAELGGAALFQRTEVSREDDVRALVARAEQAFGRLDCIFNNAGFGGALGPIADTPVEEFDLTFAVLVRGVFLGMKHASPLIARQGGSVINTASVAALVAGYSPHAYAAAKAAVIQLSRSVALELAPKRVRVNCICPGFIATPLALNTVGRRQTDLSRAAESAGMASAQPIPRAGEPEDIAQMALFLASDASSFVTAQHFVVDGGISAGRAWPDQPEWLRAHRPLRVYRPS
- a CDS encoding peptidyl-prolyl cis-trans isomerase — its product is MLRHLAFLVAAALAAGCGSSEPQRPELEVVARVNGEPIEIAEPVQGAAHTPAAALGRVDAAVARHLTAGEATRRGLSAGAASGPLSVRDEEKLRDALFASMRDSLELGEDELRAHYEKTRVRYVAPQVSLRRQAFASESDARAEDRRLGVDGRIAAEGSDRIGPAPVDGLPTTVMPEALTLAAAGQRVVLMRDGRWWLVELEESHTAEPLPFEAVRPRVEQSLRMLRAQADFRAEIARLRNEAQIEIEGSALANTTPAPDASKPVSGPDH
- a CDS encoding carboxypeptidase regulatory-like domain-containing protein, whose product is MKPRVPRLALALAIALLGAASAARSDNAGPFSFHAGAGAAIDDLDLLVDATRPQVQFTAPLEGSLLGGTSTTITGNVADFSTHPSDPRNLPGNVFHTLDWSLMDGRSGPEVLSGSAPVVDGHFVIPDLPLLEGENALIVYARDAAGWYEGTTLVFDVDPNAPTAALVGVLDGQAVLSQSLSIDLNFAAATTVVSVNGVPDGRSFPAGLAPAAFALSLALGPNTFTLELESAGETSSFSFTFYRVASREPIAIVQPFDGALVNTTSVPVSVRAPLGTPFVTLNGRPAVRGEDLQTFTADVPLNEGSNTVSAIAYPFGQRASVSITRDTTPPRVISMAPGSGRTLLASAATIQGVVSEPASLELVSQVDFRDAYTIPILSVVPGIFGDTLRYIHAFEFADFALDPGLNEIYLVLRDRAGNSAVVPLDLTRSDSALRILDPEAGSSVAALETSLRLEALETLAFQALYVGGRQLTSFRGRTLTAGIAQLDHIPLAPGLNDIRVVYQRYGGAQEVLVTSVTSTALPIATLRGRITDAVTGAPLGGATITVAPDGAEPIAITTASDGRYQTAIPTGPYAVTVPLSGFLPASGTDVAGLGEIIETDHALLRWSTGSPSVTPTGSGAASSHLEGVVTQVAGGQPLAGAQVRVTSAAATLTALSGADGAFAIDGIPVGPFSVAVSKTGYFPLSYTIEDADSSIAFDTKFGRSGCLGYVGTEGRSDAATPRVSRRGCACGWLRLLGAAAAGARGRSPGEWRAD